The sequence ATCTCTAGCAACATCTATTCTTTTCCAACCAGGATAAGTATTATATGAAATAACTGCTACACCAGTTTCTGTTAAACTTGATTTAATTACCCTTAATATAGCTTCTTTTACTTCATCAGGAACCCATGAAAATACCCCATGACAAATGATATAGTCAAACTTTCCAAATTCATTGTCATACTCTAAAATATTTTTATGATATAATTTTATATTCTTAAGACCTATTTTTTTTATTATTTCATTTCCTTCATCTATTTGTACCTTAGATAAATCAAGACCTATTACCTCAGAATTAGGATAAGCTATAGCCATAGGTATAATATTACCACCAAAAGAACATCCTATCTCTAAAACTCTAGAATTTAAAAGTTTTGGAGTTTCAAACCCTAACATTCTCATCATAGTTTTTAAATGTATTGGCTGACATTTTTTAAAACTTTTTGAAATATATGGTATTGTATCATATGTTTTTTCAACTTCTTTTATATTGTCCATCATCTACCTCAATCTATGCTGTATAAAATTTCTAAAACTTCTTTTTCAAATACTGATAATTTTTCAACTGATTTTTCTTCTACACCATCTTTAACATAAACATAAAGTTTAATTTTAGGTTCAGTTCCTGATGGTCTTAATGTATACCAGCTTCCATCATCATATGAGAATTTAACAGCATCCGTAGCTTCAATATGACATGGAGTAATTTCTCCTGTTTCAACATTTAAAACTGTTTGTGCTTTGTAGTCTATAACTTCTTTAACTTTAGCATCTCCTATAGTTCTTGGGAATATTTCTCTGAATTTAACCATCATTCTTTTAATTCTTTGAGCTCCTTCCATACCTTCAAGTACTACAGATACTCCTTTTTCTTTATAGTATCCAAATTCTTCAAATAATTCATAAAGAACATCTATAAGTGTCTTTCCATGTTTTTTGTAATAAGCTGCCATTTCAGTTAACATAAGTGAAGCTGAAACACCATCTTTATCTCTTAAGAAAGTTCCTATGTTATATCCTATACTTTCTTCATAACCAAAGATATAGTTTTTTTCTTTACTTTCTTCATACATATTTGCTATAGCACAAATATTTTTGAATCCAGTTAATACATCTATCATTTCTATTCCATATTTATTTGCTACTGCTGTTCCCATTTCTCCTGTAACAATAGATTTAACTATAACTGGATTTTCTGGGAATATATTTTTTTCTTTCATAGTAGATATTATATAGTTAATTAATAATACTCCTGTTTGGTTACCATTTAATGCCACTATTTTACCTTTATGCATAACTTCAACAGCTAATCTATCACAATCTGGATCTGTTGCTATTAATATATCTGCATCTTTTTCAAATGCTAATTTTTCTGAATATTCAAATGCTGCTAAATCTTCAGGGTTTGGATAAACTAATGTAGGGAAAGTTCCATCAGGCATTTCTTGTTCTTTAACAACATAAACATTCTCATAACCTTTTCTAGATAGAACTGTTCTAACAGGTATATTTCCAGCTCCATTTAGTGGTGTATATACTAATTTAATACTCATATCTAATTCATCATTAGATCTTAAAGAAGTATTCATTACTTCTTTATAGAAAGCCTCATCTACTTCTTCTCCTATCATTACTAATAGACCTTTTTCTATTGCTTCTTCTTTAGTTAAAGTTACATAATTTCCAAAAATATCTAATTTTGAAATTTCTTCAAATACAGCATCAGATATTACAGATTTAATTTGAGAACCTTCTTCCCAATATACTTTATATCCGTTATAGTTTTTAGGATTATGACTTGCTGTAATATTAACTCCAGATATAGTTTTATAGTATCTAATAGCATACGATAATTCTGGAGTTGGTCTTAAACTATCAAATAAATAAGCACGTATACCATTACTTGCCATAACTAATGCAGCTTTAAGTGCAAATTCTGGAGAAAATATTCTACAGTCATGTGCAAAAGCAACACCTCTATCCATAGCTTCTTGACCTTCTTTTTTAATTACGTTTGCTAAAGCTTGTGTAGCACGAGCTATAACATATTCATTCATTCTATTAGTACCCGCTCCTAATTTACCTCTTAATCCTGCTGTACCAAACTCTAACTCTTGATAGAATCTATCTTCTATTTCTTTTTCATCATTTGAGATTTCTTCTAATTGTTTTCTTAAATCTGTATCTAAATTTTTGTTACTTAACCACTCATTATATTTATCCATATAATTCATTTTACTTCTCCTTCATTATAAATAATTTGCTGGATTTACATAATTTACACCTTTTCTTACCTCAAAGTATAGATTAGGCTCTTTTGTAATACTATCTCTTCCTAACACACCTATAGTCTGACCTTTAGTTACCTTAGCTCCACTTGCAACTCTAACAGATGAAAGATTTCCATATACTGTTATAAAGTCTCCATGGTCTATCATAATTACAGCTCCAAGTCCTTTTAATGAACCAGAATAAAGTACTACTCCACTATCAGAAGCTTTTACTGCCTGTCCCAAACTTCCACGTATTTCTATCCCCTTACTTGTAATACCTTTAGTTTTTTCTTGACCATAAGCTACTACTATACTTCCATTTATAGGCATTATAAACTTACCTGTACCTTTAGGAACAACAACTTCTTTAACTGGTTCTGATTTAGTATTTGTTTCACCACTAGATTGATTTTTCTTAGCAGCTTCAGCTTTCTTTCTAGCTTCTTCAGCCTTTCTTCTTTCTTCTGCTTCTCTTTTCTTAGCGGCTGCTATAATAGCATTTATTTGTTGTTCTAATTTTTTCTTCTCAGCTATTAAATTAGAATTTGTTTTCTCTATTTTTTTGTTTTCATTTTTCAAACTACTTTGTAGATATTGTAAGTTTTTAACAGCCTTATCCTTACTAGATTTAGCCCTTCTTAACTCATCTCTTTTATTTTCTAATTCTAACTTTTTCTTCTCAACTTTTTTTGCTTCTTGTTGAGTTTTATTCTTTAAAAATTCTTCTTGTCTCTTGTGATCTTCTTCTTGTTGCTTATACTTTTCAATTTTTTGTATATTACTTTGATCTTGCTCTAATATTTTTATTAAATCATTAGTTTTCTTTGCAGATTCTGCAGAAAATGAATTCTTCTGAAAAACTTTAGAGTTAAATACCTTATTCCATGTTTTAATCTTGTTAGAATAATCCGTTTTCCCTTCCGTTATTTTTCTACTACTTTCTTCAATTTTCTTTATACTTAAACTAATTTCTTTTTCACTTTTACCTATTTCTTTAAGTAAAGTTACATATTCATTTTCAATAATACTATATTCTTTTTGTAATTTAGAAATTAAAGCATCTAAACCTTGTATTTCTTTTTTAATAGCTGCTTCATCCTTTTTAGCATTATTAATTTTACTATTATTGTTATTAATCTTATTAGTATTATCTTTAACTTGTTTGTCTATTTGATTTATTCTATTCTTATTTTTATCAATATTATCTCCAAAAGCCGCAAAAGATAAAAGAGCAAGAAAAAGCATAATCTTTTTCTTCATATTATTGCTCCTCTCTTAGATCTTGGAAATCTTCCTCTACTACTTCTTCAACTTTTTCTTCTACTACAGGACAATTACATTCTTCTCTTCTAATTTTTTCATAGTATTTTAAATTATAGTATCTATTTAAGAATAAATAATTAATTATGAATACTAAAACTAATGTTATTCCTAAAACAACTAATAATACATATGATTCTTTTTCTAAAGTACTAAATCCTTGAACTGCAGTTATCCCTTTAGCTTTTTCAATTAGATTAACTATTGCTTCTCTAATCTTAACATACATAAAGTAACTTACTCCTCCAGAAATTAATACTGCTAATACTGATTCTAAAAAGAAAGTTGTTTTTATAAATCCTTTAGATTTTCCTTCTAATAAGCTTTCGTGTATTTCTCTTTTTCTTGTTTTAACTGTTAATCCAACTATATTAAATATTATTATTACAGCAAAAACTATTAAGAATATACTTGCATATTTTAAGAAATAGTCTAGTGCTGAACTAAACATTACTGTTTGGTTTACAACTTTTGCTCTTAAATCTATACTTGAAACTTCACTTAATCCACTTAATTTTGTACTTAATTCATCTATATTTACATCTCTTTTTAAATGAACAAAGAATGCATCTTCTAGTGGATTTGCTTCTGAACTTAAGTCAACATTTAATTCTTTTTCTAGAGATTTTAAAGCTACATCTTTTGATACAAATCTTAATGAACTTACTCCATCTAAGTTTAAAACTTTAGCTTGAAGAGCTTGTTTTTCTTCATCATTTAAATCGTTGATGTATAAGATAACTTGGTTAGCCTGTTCTTCCTTTAATCTATATGAATCTGCATTTAATGCACCGAATATATATATATTTATCAATGTAAATATTAATATGAATGTTGTAACAGCTGAAAAGAAAGCTCCCTTTTCCGCTTTAATATTGTCCTTAACCCCTCCGAATAATTTACCTATCATTGTTTTCCTCCTTAAATATTTTCAAGAACTAATTCTACTATTCTTTCAGCTCTTAAACCATATTTGTCTAACATTACATTACCATCAGCACTTTGACCAAACATGTCATTAATTCCATGTTTGATTACTTTAACAGGATGATTTTCAGATAAGTATTCACTTACTGCTCCTCCAAGTCCTCCTATTACAGAGTGTTCTTCTGAAGTTATTACAAACTTACATTCTTTTGCTGCTTTTAAAACAACTTCTTCATCTAACGGTTTAATAGTAGACATATTTATTACTCTAACATTAATTCCTTTTTCTTTTAGTATTTTTTCAGCTTTTAGTGCTTCATTAACAAGTAAACCTGTTGCAATTATTGCAACATCTTCCCCTTCTGTTAATGTAGTAGCCTTACCAATTTTAAACTCATACCCATCTGTATAAATATCTGCAACAGGTAATCTTCCAAGTCTAATATATACAGGACCTTGATATTCTGCTGCAGCAAAAATCATTTTTTCAGTTTCTGTAGCATCTGCAGGTTGTAATACAACCATACCTGGTATTACTCTCATTAAAGCAATATCTTCAACTGATTGATGAGATCCACCATCTTCTCCTAATGAAATCCCGGCATGTGTTGGACATATTTTCACATTTAATTTAGGATAGGCAACTGAATTTCTAATTTGATCATATGCTCTACCTGCTGCAAATATTGCAAATGTAGATGCAAAAGGTACTTTACCTGTAGTGGCTATACCTGCTGCTGTGCCTATCATATTAGCTTCTGCTATACCTAAATTTATATGTCTTTCTGGAAATTCTTGACAAAAGAATGTAGTCATAGTAGATTTTGATAAATCAGCTTCTAAAACTACTACATCTTTATTTACTTTACCTAATTTAACTAATGCTTCTCCGTATGCTTGTCTTGTCGCTTTCATTTTTATCCTCCTACTACTTTAATTCTTCTAAAGCTTTATTTAATTCTTCAAGATTTGGTGCTTTACCATGCCAACCTGCATTATCTTCCATAAATGAAACTCCCTTACCTTTAGAGGTTTTAGCTATTATAACAGTTGGTTTCCCTTTAGTTTCTCTTGCTTCCTTTAAAGCCGCTCTTATTTCATCAAAGCAATGGCCATTAATTTCTATTACATGCCAATTAAATGCTCTATACTTATCTGCAATAGGATTAATAGGCATAACCTTAGACACATTACCATCTATTTGTAAGTCATTTGAATCTAAGAATGCAACTAAATTATCTAATTTAAAGTGAGCTGATGACATAAATGCTTCCCAAATTTGCCCTTCTTGCATTTCACCATCACCAAGTATTACATATACTCTAAAATCATCACCAAAAATTTTAGCAGAAAGGGCCATACCTTGTGCAGCTGATAATCCTTGCCCTAATGAACCTGTAGACATATCTATACCATGTAATTTTTTTAAATCTGGATGACCCTGTAAAGGAGATCCAAATTTTCTTAATTCAGTTATTAAGCTTTTATCTATATATCCTCTTTCCATTAATGTAGCATATACTCCTGGAACTGCATGTCCCTTACTTAATACTAATCTATCTCTATTAGGCATTAATGGATTTTTAGGATCTATGTTCATTTCTTCAAAATAAAGTACTGTTAAAATATCTGCAATTGAAAGTGAACCTCCAGGATGCCCAGATTTCGCGTGGTATATCATTTCCACTATATTTCTTCTAATACGTGTTGAAATCTCTTTTAATTCTTTTTTTCCCATCTCGTCCTCCAATTATATTTCACTCTTTTTTAAAAAATAGCTTAAAAAAGATATGATTAAAAATATTATAGCTATTACTAAAGTTGCTAACACACCTAATTTAGTAGCTCCACCATTTCCTCCTAAAGGTAGTACTAAGGTAGTAGTTACAATTTGAAGTAATAATGCAAGTTTTAAAAATAGTCCTTGTATACCAAACATCATTCCTTCAACACTCACATTATATTTTTCATAAAGTTTTGTTGATATTTCACTAAGCATAGCAGGTGGAAATATGAATGCCGATCCACTTACTCCAGCTCCTACTATAGAAAACATAGTAAAAAATAATAATTTAGATTTTGCACCTAAAAATATTAATCCAAAAGTTCCAAATATTATTAATGCAAGATCAAAAAGCATAATCTTCCTATAATCAAATTTCTTACATAAAGCCTGTGTTATAGGGAAGAAAAGTGCAGAAACCACAAAAAGTATAGTAGTTGGTATACTTGCTGCTTTTTCGCTTTGACCTAATATTACAGTAACATAGTATAATACTGAGTTTCTAATAATATTAAAACCTGAAAAGAAAAAGAAAAAACCTATGAAATATAGCATTATTTCTTTGTTTTTTAAATAAGAGAATGCATCCTTAAAATTAATTTTCTTTGCATCACTATTTTTTTTGACAGCAATCTTATTTTCTTTTAATAATATTACTGAAACTATTACTATAACAGCACTTAAAAATGAAAATCCTGTAACCATAATTCTTATTGCAGTTATGAAATTCATACCTGATTTAATCATATTAGATAATATGACAGGACTTAGAATTAATGGTATTGCTGTAAATACTAATCTAAATACTGATTGTGAAGTAGAAAGGTTTAACCGTTCTTCCTTATTAGTTGCAAGATCCGGTATTAAAGCATTATACGGACCTCCTACTAATGTATAAGCCACAAAGTAGACACTACCTACAAAAGCTAAATAAAGTGTTGTAATTAAAACACTACTTGTTAATGGATAAAAAAAAGCTATCATAGAAAGTGCAAGTGGTATAATCCCAGTTAACATATATATGCTTCTTCTACCTATTTTCGAATTTGAATTATCCGACATATATCCAACTATAGGATCTGCTATCGCATCTACGAATCTCATTATAACAAAAGCTATAGCAAGATATATAGGTGGCATTATTACACTAATACCATAATCTGCAATTGCCTTCTCAGATGGTAAATAAAAATATTGTATCCACTGGTTAAAAATCTGATCTAGCATAAAATATGCAACACCAAGTCCATAAAAAATGTATGTTGCTTTAGTTAATCTCTTTGACATATTTATCTCCTTTTTCCCCCACTGTATATTTTATCATATTTTACTCCAAATTCAAAAAATTTTGTATAGAATCTGTATATTCCCATTTATATTGCAAATAAATTCTAACATGTTGACCTTTCCTAAATACCTTAAATATCGGTTTTACTAAACCATCATCATGACTGCACAAGTCTTTGATTATCTGATATTCCTTATTTATCATATCATAAGGTGTTACATCATCTTTTTCAGATTGAAGTATTAATGTAGGAACCTTACCTAAAACTTTTGAAAGCCTTAATTCATTTAATCTCCCATCTATCTTAAAATTAAATCTTGCAAGTGGAAAACTCATAATTACTGAAGGAATTTTCAGCCCTAAAAACAATGAATGGTGTAATATTGTTTCCTTTATATTTGATACTGGTGAATCTAGTATCATTTTTTCAATATTTATTCCTTTTAAACTTAGTTCTTCAGCATATAGATAAGGAACTAAAGCACTTCCCATACCTCCTTGAGAAAAACCATAAAGAACAAAATCTGTAGTATAAAATTTTTCATTTAACATTATTAGTGTGTTTTTAATATCTTCTGCAAATCTATAACCAAAAGCTGTTTTAGCAATATCTGATTTACCTGAATTCCTTAAATCAGGTAAAAATATATTGTACTTCTCATTAAGTTGCATATCTATAAATAGTTGTAAAAATTTCAAACTAAATACCCTATTATTTTTCCTCCCATGATTAATAACTATTGTTTTTTTTGCTCCATCTACAGGAATATACCAACCATAAAGCTTAATATTACCTGAGCTATATTCAATTTCCTCAAATTCCATATCAAAAGAAAGAGGGGAATATTTTCCACAAATTAACCTATTTTTACTTTTCATTACATCTTTTAAAGACATTTCAAGTGTAACTCTTGGATACTTCTCTATTGCGTTTAAAAGATAACTATCAAATAAAAACATATAATACCTCCTCCTATTTTATATATTTCAAATTTAAAATTTCTTTTTCTTTTGTAAGTATTTCGTAGAAAGCAAAAGCATTTTTTTCTATTTTTATTAACTTATTTGTAATATTCTTTTCTATATCTTTCCAATTTACAAAAACTTTAGGATTATTTAATTCTTTGATATATTTAGCACCTTTTTCATTTACAGAAAGTACTCTTATATACTTTATTTCATCATACAATTTAATATCTTCAGAATCTATATAAAGAATTAAATTAAGCATTATTCTTCTTAGTCTATTAATACTAAAATTTCTACTTTTAAATTTATTAACAAAGTCATAATAATCAGTAGCATCCTTAATATATTTATTCACCCTATTATACATACTATCATTAAAATCATATACTTTTATTAATTCATTCTTTGTTTTAACATTGAAAAGATATTTAAACCATTCAAATATTTTTTCCTCATGATTTCTATATACCCTTTTACTTAGCATGTACAAAGTATTTTTGGGAACAAAATTTGATACCTCATTTATTTCCTTAGATCTTATCATAGTTGCAGAAGCAATATTACCATAACTTACCTCTTCGTTATATCCACTTCCAACCCTCTTTATTCCATAAGGTCTAATATTAAATGAATTTCTTTCAATAGTCCTGATATATGAAAGTGCCAATATATTATTTGACTTATACACATCCCTATATCCATATTCAGCAAGTACCATTTCATGTGATTTAATATATGAATTACCCATTTTAACATAGTTTTTTAA is a genomic window of Streptobacillus felis containing:
- a CDS encoding murein hydrolase activator EnvC family protein, whose amino-acid sequence is MKKKIMLFLALLSFAAFGDNIDKNKNRINQIDKQVKDNTNKINNNNSKINNAKKDEAAIKKEIQGLDALISKLQKEYSIIENEYVTLLKEIGKSEKEISLSIKKIEESSRKITEGKTDYSNKIKTWNKVFNSKVFQKNSFSAESAKKTNDLIKILEQDQSNIQKIEKYKQQEEDHKRQEEFLKNKTQQEAKKVEKKKLELENKRDELRRAKSSKDKAVKNLQYLQSSLKNENKKIEKTNSNLIAEKKKLEQQINAIIAAAKKREAEERRKAEEARKKAEAAKKNQSSGETNTKSEPVKEVVVPKGTGKFIMPINGSIVVAYGQEKTKGITSKGIEIRGSLGQAVKASDSGVVLYSGSLKGLGAVIMIDHGDFITVYGNLSSVRVASGAKVTKGQTIGVLGRDSITKEPNLYFEVRKGVNYVNPANYL
- a CDS encoding nucleotidyltransferase family protein encodes the protein MEEKIVGVVAEFNPFHNGHKYQIDEISKQRPRIKIAVISGNFVQRGEISIINKFMKAELAILEGYDIVVELPVYYSIQNADVFGEFSVKILNELGCNIQVFGVEEENTEKLYSIIRLQNKKEYLDKLKNYVKMGNSYIKSHEMVLAEYGYRDVYKSNNILALSYIRTIERNSFNIRPYGIKRVGSGYNEEVSYGNIASATMIRSKEINEVSNFVPKNTLYMLSKRVYRNHEEKIFEWFKYLFNVKTKNELIKVYDFNDSMYNRVNKYIKDATDYYDFVNKFKSRNFSINRLRRIMLNLILYIDSEDIKLYDEIKYIRVLSVNEKGAKYIKELNNPKVFVNWKDIEKNITNKLIKIEKNAFAFYEILTKEKEILNLKYIK
- a CDS encoding alpha/beta hydrolase, whose amino-acid sequence is MFLFDSYLLNAIEKYPRVTLEMSLKDVMKSKNRLICGKYSPLSFDMEFEEIEYSSGNIKLYGWYIPVDGAKKTIVINHGRKNNRVFSLKFLQLFIDMQLNEKYNIFLPDLRNSGKSDIAKTAFGYRFAEDIKNTLIMLNEKFYTTDFVLYGFSQGGMGSALVPYLYAEELSLKGINIEKMILDSPVSNIKETILHHSLFLGLKIPSVIMSFPLARFNFKIDGRLNELRLSKVLGKVPTLILQSEKDDVTPYDMINKEYQIIKDLCSHDDGLVKPIFKVFRKGQHVRIYLQYKWEYTDSIQNFLNLE
- a CDS encoding transketolase family protein, which encodes MKMKATRQAYGEALVKLGKVNKDVVVLEADLSKSTMTTFFCQEFPERHINLGIAEANMIGTAAGIATTGKVPFASTFAIFAAGRAYDQIRNSVAYPKLNVKICPTHAGISLGEDGGSHQSVEDIALMRVIPGMVVLQPADATETEKMIFAAAEYQGPVYIRLGRLPVADIYTDGYEFKIGKATTLTEGEDVAIIATGLLVNEALKAEKILKEKGINVRVINMSTIKPLDEEVVLKAAKECKFVITSEEHSVIGGLGGAVSEYLSENHPVKVIKHGINDMFGQSADGNVMLDKYGLRAERIVELVLENI
- a CDS encoding cell division protein FtsX yields the protein MIGKLFGGVKDNIKAEKGAFFSAVTTFILIFTLINIYIFGALNADSYRLKEEQANQVILYINDLNDEEKQALQAKVLNLDGVSSLRFVSKDVALKSLEKELNVDLSSEANPLEDAFFVHLKRDVNIDELSTKLSGLSEVSSIDLRAKVVNQTVMFSSALDYFLKYASIFLIVFAVIIIFNIVGLTVKTRKREIHESLLEGKSKGFIKTTFFLESVLAVLISGGVSYFMYVKIREAIVNLIEKAKGITAVQGFSTLEKESYVLLVVLGITLVLVFIINYLFLNRYYNLKYYEKIRREECNCPVVEEKVEEVVEEDFQDLREEQ
- a CDS encoding phospho-sugar mutase, with the translated sequence MNYMDKYNEWLSNKNLDTDLRKQLEEISNDEKEIEDRFYQELEFGTAGLRGKLGAGTNRMNEYVIARATQALANVIKKEGQEAMDRGVAFAHDCRIFSPEFALKAALVMASNGIRAYLFDSLRPTPELSYAIRYYKTISGVNITASHNPKNYNGYKVYWEEGSQIKSVISDAVFEEISKLDIFGNYVTLTKEEAIEKGLLVMIGEEVDEAFYKEVMNTSLRSNDELDMSIKLVYTPLNGAGNIPVRTVLSRKGYENVYVVKEQEMPDGTFPTLVYPNPEDLAAFEYSEKLAFEKDADILIATDPDCDRLAVEVMHKGKIVALNGNQTGVLLINYIISTMKEKNIFPENPVIVKSIVTGEMGTAVANKYGIEMIDVLTGFKNICAIANMYEESKEKNYIFGYEESIGYNIGTFLRDKDGVSASLMLTEMAAYYKKHGKTLIDVLYELFEEFGYYKEKGVSVVLEGMEGAQRIKRMMVKFREIFPRTIGDAKVKEVIDYKAQTVLNVETGEITPCHIEATDAVKFSYDDGSWYTLRPSGTEPKIKLYVYVKDGVEEKSVEKLSVFEKEVLEILYSID
- a CDS encoding transketolase, with translation MGKKELKEISTRIRRNIVEMIYHAKSGHPGGSLSIADILTVLYFEEMNIDPKNPLMPNRDRLVLSKGHAVPGVYATLMERGYIDKSLITELRKFGSPLQGHPDLKKLHGIDMSTGSLGQGLSAAQGMALSAKIFGDDFRVYVILGDGEMQEGQIWEAFMSSAHFKLDNLVAFLDSNDLQIDGNVSKVMPINPIADKYRAFNWHVIEINGHCFDEIRAALKEARETKGKPTVIIAKTSKGKGVSFMEDNAGWHGKAPNLEELNKALEELK
- a CDS encoding MFS transporter, coding for MSKRLTKATYIFYGLGVAYFMLDQIFNQWIQYFYLPSEKAIADYGISVIMPPIYLAIAFVIMRFVDAIADPIVGYMSDNSNSKIGRRSIYMLTGIIPLALSMIAFFYPLTSSVLITTLYLAFVGSVYFVAYTLVGGPYNALIPDLATNKEERLNLSTSQSVFRLVFTAIPLILSPVILSNMIKSGMNFITAIRIMVTGFSFLSAVIVIVSVILLKENKIAVKKNSDAKKINFKDAFSYLKNKEIMLYFIGFFFFFSGFNIIRNSVLYYVTVILGQSEKAASIPTTILFVVSALFFPITQALCKKFDYRKIMLFDLALIIFGTFGLIFLGAKSKLLFFTMFSIVGAGVSGSAFIFPPAMLSEISTKLYEKYNVSVEGMMFGIQGLFLKLALLLQIVTTTLVLPLGGNGGATKLGVLATLVIAIIFLIISFLSYFLKKSEI